A genomic stretch from Rhodospirillales bacterium includes:
- the ybeY gene encoding rRNA maturation RNase YbeY: MSRVVLQIADPRWDDPQLTGLAQACAARAIRGHGSERANLRLTSDAEMQRLNRCWRNIDQPTNVLSFPQEDTVSPVAADPELGDVAIGFETTEREARERGLPLSHHLAHLAVHGMLHLVGFRHDTDPSAKCMEDTERLMLADFGIGDPYLEPGAGPK, from the coding sequence ATGAGCCGTGTCGTGCTGCAAATTGCGGATCCGCGTTGGGACGACCCCCAACTTACGGGGCTGGCGCAGGCCTGCGCAGCCCGTGCGATCCGAGGACATGGCTCGGAACGTGCCAATCTTCGTCTCACCAGCGATGCCGAGATGCAAAGATTGAACCGCTGCTGGCGCAACATTGACCAACCCACCAACGTCCTGTCGTTTCCGCAAGAAGACACGGTTTCACCTGTCGCAGCGGACCCGGAGTTGGGTGACGTCGCGATCGGGTTCGAGACCACCGAGCGAGAAGCGCGCGAGCGGGGCCTGCCCCTGAGCCACCACCTTGCGCATCTCGCAGTGCATGGCATGCTCCATTTGGTAGGATTTCGGCACGACACCGATCCGTCCGCGAAGTGCATGGAAGACACTGAACGCTTGATGCTTGCCGATTTCGGTATCGGCGATCCATACCTGGAACCGGGCGCCGGCCCCAAGTGA
- a CDS encoding hemolysin family protein, which yields MTEPAHIQSRPPFWTFIADRYWKMLGRPTGRDGRIRHTVETVGQFHDLTPKQAGILRQLLRLGTIDVEEVMVTRSEIVAVPATASIKQLIDTGRQAGHSRLPVFDRDLDDIIGMIHMKDLLSWWGKSDGFQLSDIMRPILTVAPSTPVTELLGQMQSERCHIAIVADEHGGTDGLVTIEDLLEEIVGEIEDEHDQTPPPDLVEVAKGIYEVDGRYPIKEFEEQVGMHLRTGRFEDVESIGGLVIAVAGEFPSEGEHLEHNGLEFTPVDVSDRAVLRVQVCAKGHRVSG from the coding sequence GTGACTGAGCCTGCCCATATCCAGTCCAGACCTCCGTTCTGGACATTTATTGCCGATCGCTACTGGAAGATGCTCGGGCGACCAACCGGCCGGGACGGGCGCATCCGACATACCGTCGAGACGGTCGGCCAGTTCCACGATCTGACACCGAAACAAGCCGGAATTCTGCGTCAGCTGCTCCGCCTCGGCACCATCGACGTGGAAGAAGTCATGGTGACGCGCAGCGAGATTGTTGCGGTGCCCGCGACCGCTTCGATCAAGCAGCTGATCGACACGGGCAGGCAAGCGGGACACTCCCGCCTACCGGTGTTCGACCGCGATCTTGACGACATCATCGGCATGATTCACATGAAGGACTTGCTGTCGTGGTGGGGCAAGAGTGACGGGTTTCAACTCTCCGACATCATGCGGCCCATTCTCACGGTCGCGCCCTCGACACCAGTCACGGAACTCCTTGGCCAGATGCAAAGTGAACGTTGCCACATTGCGATCGTCGCCGACGAGCACGGAGGCACTGACGGACTGGTCACGATTGAAGACCTGCTCGAGGAGATTGTCGGCGAAATCGAGGATGAACACGACCAGACTCCCCCGCCGGACCTTGTGGAAGTCGCGAAGGGGATCTACGAAGTAGACGGGCGGTACCCGATCAAGGAGTTCGAAGAGCAGGTTGGAATGCACCTGCGGACGGGTCGATTTGAGGACGTGGAGAGCATCGGCGGTCTGGTGATTGCCGTCGCCGGCGAGTTCCCGAGCGAAGGCGAGCATCTGGAACACAATGGACTTGAGTTCACGCCCGTGGACGTCAGCGACCGCGCGGTACTGAGGGTGCAGGTCTGCGCCAAGGGGCACCGCGTGTCCGGATAG
- a CDS encoding MltA domain-containing protein: MRLARGPGIGRLLAASGWLALAILQVGCAPGSRFTGAVVPAPSGSASTVTFADLPRWQGDNQAEALAALTNSCAKLAAMPPETDLGVKAGPVRHMQQICSALKGASITSPKEGRAFFERWFAPVSLSADSEADALFTGYFEPEVAGQLTPAPGAEPLYKRPPELVEVDLGEFRPSLRGTRLTGHVENGQLVPMPDRESIQNGALAGRNLELVWILDPVEAFFLHIQGSGRVRLADGSVMHVGYAGSNGHPYYAVGRTLLRRGAIDASEISLQSIAAWLREHPEEMRSLMAENTSYVFFETRSAAGPIGAAGVPLTPRRSIAVDPAHVPLHLPVWVETRVPVSDGGDSVFAQLMLAQDTGSAIRGRQRGDLFFGHGVQAREQAGHMRASGRIWVLVPRSHINASRGPK; the protein is encoded by the coding sequence ATGAGGCTGGCAAGAGGACCCGGAATCGGTCGACTACTGGCAGCCAGTGGCTGGCTCGCGCTTGCCATCCTGCAGGTTGGTTGCGCACCGGGGTCGAGGTTCACGGGGGCGGTTGTGCCGGCCCCGTCCGGGTCCGCGTCAACTGTAACCTTCGCCGATCTCCCCAGGTGGCAGGGCGACAACCAGGCCGAGGCCCTCGCTGCCTTGACCAACAGTTGTGCCAAGCTAGCGGCGATGCCGCCCGAGACCGATCTCGGCGTAAAGGCCGGCCCGGTCCGCCACATGCAGCAGATTTGCTCGGCCCTGAAAGGGGCGTCGATCACGAGCCCAAAGGAAGGGCGGGCCTTCTTTGAACGCTGGTTTGCTCCGGTGTCCCTGTCGGCGGATTCCGAAGCGGACGCCCTGTTTACCGGTTACTTCGAGCCCGAGGTCGCCGGCCAGCTGACGCCGGCTCCGGGCGCGGAGCCCCTGTACAAGCGACCGCCGGAGCTGGTGGAAGTTGATCTCGGTGAATTTCGGCCGTCGCTTCGCGGCACCAGGTTGACGGGGCACGTAGAGAACGGGCAGCTGGTGCCGATGCCCGACCGGGAATCGATTCAGAATGGCGCGCTGGCCGGCCGGAACCTGGAGCTGGTCTGGATTCTCGACCCGGTGGAAGCGTTTTTCCTACACATCCAGGGATCCGGGCGTGTCCGCCTTGCTGATGGCTCAGTCATGCATGTCGGCTACGCCGGCTCCAACGGGCATCCGTACTACGCGGTCGGTCGAACATTGCTGCGGCGCGGGGCCATCGACGCCAGCGAAATCTCACTCCAGTCCATCGCCGCCTGGCTGCGGGAGCACCCTGAGGAGATGCGCTCGCTGATGGCGGAGAATACTTCCTACGTGTTCTTCGAGACCCGCTCGGCGGCAGGGCCGATCGGCGCGGCGGGCGTGCCCCTCACCCCCCGACGTTCAATAGCAGTGGATCCGGCTCATGTCCCACTGCATCTGCCGGTCTGGGTGGAGACCCGTGTCCCCGTTTCTGACGGCGGCGATTCGGTCTTCGCGCAGTTGATGCTGGCGCAGGACACTGGCTCCGCAATTCGGGGACGGCAGCGCGGGGACCTGTTCTTCGGACATGGAGTACAGGCGCGGGAACAGGCGGGACACATGCGCGCTTCAGGTCGGATCTGGGTTCTGGTCCCGCGATCTCACATCAATGCGAGCCGGGGGCCGAAGTAA
- a CDS encoding Tim44/TimA family putative adaptor protein, whose protein sequence is MQYFDILLFAVITGFLLIRLHRVLGRRTGHESPPPEAPSNSDSPSQADASVAGEIEAEAEMPEAPETGRAGAQGQATGLAAVQAADSSFEPEHFLAGARQAFAMIVGAFAAGEREPLQRLLSASVYRSFEASITDRERDGNAMEVRDIKVVHASIESAWMENTHAVVRVEFESEKIEVIRDAAGVVVDGDPDIPGRANDLWTFSRDVSQGDPNWILIRTGE, encoded by the coding sequence ATGCAGTATTTCGACATCCTCCTGTTCGCGGTGATCACGGGCTTCCTGCTGATCCGCCTGCACCGAGTGCTGGGTCGCCGCACAGGTCACGAAAGCCCGCCCCCCGAGGCGCCGTCGAATTCCGACTCGCCAAGTCAGGCCGATGCGTCGGTAGCTGGGGAGATCGAGGCAGAAGCCGAGATGCCGGAAGCACCGGAGACCGGACGTGCCGGTGCGCAGGGCCAGGCTACCGGCTTGGCGGCGGTGCAAGCTGCCGATTCGTCGTTCGAACCGGAACATTTCCTTGCAGGCGCACGGCAGGCATTCGCAATGATCGTTGGAGCGTTTGCTGCTGGAGAGAGAGAACCGCTGCAGCGACTGCTCTCCGCTTCGGTGTACCGCAGCTTTGAAGCCTCCATCACTGACCGGGAACGGGACGGCAACGCGATGGAAGTCAGAGACATCAAGGTCGTGCACGCTTCGATCGAAAGTGCCTGGATGGAGAACACGCACGCCGTGGTTCGGGTCGAATTCGAGAGCGAGAAGATCGAGGTGATCCGTGATGCCGCCGGAGTGGTGGTTGACGGAGACCCTGACATTCCCGGCCGTGCGAATGATCTCTGGACCTTCTCCAGGGATGTCAGCCAGGGCGATCCAAACTGGATTCTCATTCGCACCGGCGAATGA
- the dnaQ gene encoding DNA polymerase III subunit epsilon, giving the protein MTARLLAVDTETTGLRPDEGHRVVEIGCVELRNNVPTGRTWHTFVNPRRDIPEKARQVHGLSEEFLADKPTFEEIADQFVEFLGESPLLFHNAPFDLGFLDAELARVGQGGVSSGREILDTMELAGGFVTLNNLCRRHGIDLAVRRHRHGALIDAQLLAEVYIEMTGGRQGSFLLDTTPVATGLQAETAAEANWPERRYVPDENEARAHRAMLQGLPNPIWKKYLD; this is encoded by the coding sequence ATGACGGCTCGACTGCTGGCGGTGGATACGGAAACGACAGGCCTTCGGCCGGATGAAGGGCACCGGGTCGTGGAAATCGGCTGCGTCGAATTGCGCAACAATGTGCCGACCGGCCGTACCTGGCACACGTTCGTGAATCCGAGGCGCGACATTCCCGAGAAAGCCCGACAAGTCCATGGCCTTTCGGAAGAGTTCCTGGCCGACAAGCCGACATTCGAAGAGATTGCGGACCAGTTCGTCGAGTTCTTGGGAGAATCGCCGCTGCTCTTCCACAATGCCCCGTTCGATCTTGGCTTCCTGGACGCCGAGCTGGCGAGGGTGGGCCAGGGAGGTGTGTCGTCCGGCCGGGAAATCCTGGACACGATGGAACTCGCTGGTGGATTCGTAACGCTGAACAACCTTTGCCGCCGCCACGGAATCGACCTTGCGGTACGTCGCCACCGACACGGCGCCCTGATTGACGCGCAGTTGCTGGCGGAGGTCTACATCGAAATGACCGGGGGTCGTCAGGGCTCATTCCTGCTCGACACCACGCCGGTCGCCACCGGCCTTCAGGCGGAGACGGCGGCCGAGGCGAATTGGCCGGAGCGGCGGTATGTGCCTGACGAGAACGAAGCACGGGCGCACCGCGCGATGCTTCAAGGCTTGCCGAACCCTATTTGGAAGAAGTACCTCGACTGA
- the coaE gene encoding dephospho-CoA kinase (Dephospho-CoA kinase (CoaE) performs the final step in coenzyme A biosynthesis.), translated as MVVLGLTGTVAMGKSRTAGLCARLGVPVFDSDAVARRVTAPGGAATAAVLAAFPEAVCGNAIDRAALAQRVFSDRAALRQLETIVHPYVAQARNVWLRRWALARTAVVVLDVPLLFETGGDMHCDAVLVVAAPRFLQRQRVLQRPNMDEARLRGILERQMSTVEQQRRADAVIPTGQGLRVALRALRRALRRHGPRRTGRPRPIR; from the coding sequence GTGGTTGTTCTTGGACTTACCGGTACCGTCGCGATGGGAAAGAGCCGGACAGCGGGACTTTGTGCACGCCTCGGTGTGCCAGTATTCGATTCTGATGCCGTGGCCCGCCGCGTTACCGCGCCGGGCGGAGCGGCCACGGCTGCCGTGCTGGCCGCCTTTCCCGAGGCTGTGTGCGGAAACGCGATCGACCGGGCAGCACTGGCGCAACGGGTGTTCTCCGACCGTGCTGCTCTCAGGCAGCTGGAGACAATCGTGCATCCGTACGTAGCTCAGGCTCGAAACGTCTGGCTGCGTCGCTGGGCGCTGGCCCGGACCGCTGTCGTCGTGCTGGACGTGCCGTTGCTCTTCGAGACGGGTGGAGACATGCACTGTGACGCCGTGTTGGTCGTTGCCGCTCCACGATTCCTCCAACGTCAACGGGTACTGCAGCGCCCGAACATGGATGAAGCGCGGCTGCGCGGAATTCTGGAGCGGCAGATGTCGACGGTGGAACAGCAACGGAGGGCCGATGCCGTCATTCCAACCGGGCAGGGGCTCCGGGTGGCGTTGAGGGCGCTCCGCCGGGCGCTGCGTCGGCATGGACCGCGCAGGACCGGGCGGCCGAGGCCGATTCGATGA
- a CDS encoding shikimate dehydrogenase: protein MTQQASAEPSADGTRLAGIVGWPVVHSLSPVIHSYWIRKHRLNAAYVPLPVRPGHLATALRALPALGFRGCNVTVPHKVEARSLVDEESALAGSVGAVNTIFVKEGRLIGANTDVGGFVEGLHEQRPEWHRLGRRAVVVGAGGAARAIVAGLCAEQDGEIVIANRTLAKAEHIAAQFESVRAVGLRELEAELAGAGLLVNASTLGMGNGPVLDPDLAGLADEAVVADIVYVPLETALLRRASRRGLATVDGLGMLLHQAVTGFEGWFGVRPVVDQDLRKHVLATLEK, encoded by the coding sequence ATGACCCAGCAAGCTTCGGCGGAACCCTCGGCCGATGGAACCCGGCTGGCTGGGATCGTCGGTTGGCCGGTGGTTCACTCGTTGTCTCCCGTGATTCACTCCTACTGGATTCGCAAACACCGGCTGAATGCGGCCTACGTACCGTTGCCAGTGCGGCCGGGACACTTGGCGACAGCACTCCGAGCCCTGCCGGCACTGGGATTCCGCGGCTGCAACGTGACTGTTCCGCACAAGGTGGAAGCGCGTTCTCTCGTCGACGAGGAAAGTGCGCTGGCAGGCAGCGTGGGGGCCGTGAACACGATTTTCGTTAAGGAAGGACGTCTGATCGGAGCCAACACCGATGTCGGCGGCTTTGTCGAGGGATTGCATGAACAACGGCCGGAATGGCACCGGTTGGGCCGACGAGCCGTCGTCGTCGGTGCAGGTGGAGCAGCACGCGCGATCGTCGCGGGATTGTGCGCCGAGCAGGACGGCGAAATCGTGATTGCCAACCGCACGTTGGCCAAGGCCGAGCACATCGCCGCCCAGTTCGAAAGCGTGCGTGCAGTGGGCCTTCGTGAACTCGAGGCGGAGCTGGCCGGCGCGGGCCTGCTGGTCAATGCATCGACACTCGGAATGGGGAACGGCCCGGTCTTGGATCCTGACCTTGCCGGCCTGGCGGACGAAGCGGTCGTGGCGGACATCGTGTACGTGCCGCTGGAGACCGCGTTGCTGCGCCGGGCATCGCGTCGGGGACTGGCGACCGTGGACGGTCTAGGAATGCTTCTTCATCAGGCAGTCACCGGCTTCGAGGGGTGGTTCGGTGTGCGCCCGGTAGTGGATCAGGACCTTCGAAAGCATGTGCTCGCGACGCTGGAGAAGTAG
- a CDS encoding kinase/pyrophosphorylase, whose amino-acid sequence MRKAFSRSPFHIHLVSDSTGETVNTVARAAATYFRDVETVEHNAILVRTRSQLNRVLKQVDKHRGIALYTLADSELRTVFETECRRMRVPALAILDPVVATLATVLGVEPAASQPGAQHRIDREYFRRIQAMEFALTHDDGQLAAQAEDADVMLVGVSRTSKTPTSMYLANRGVRVANVPVVPGIELPRWIMEGTGNALIVALTTSPDRLSVLRRARLSTIGVEADASYSDRVRIRDEVIEANRMYARMGWPTIDVTGRSIEETSASVLELMRKRRDS is encoded by the coding sequence ATGCGCAAGGCTTTTTCCCGTAGCCCTTTCCACATTCATCTCGTGTCGGATTCCACAGGTGAGACCGTTAACACCGTTGCTCGCGCTGCTGCTACCTACTTTCGGGATGTCGAAACGGTCGAACACAACGCAATCCTTGTCCGCACTCGCTCCCAGCTGAACCGCGTCCTGAAGCAGGTCGACAAGCATCGCGGGATTGCCCTTTACACGTTGGCGGATTCCGAACTCCGCACTGTTTTCGAGACGGAGTGCCGTCGGATGCGGGTACCGGCGCTGGCGATACTTGATCCCGTGGTCGCTACTCTGGCCACGGTACTGGGAGTGGAACCGGCTGCGAGCCAGCCGGGTGCTCAACACAGGATTGACCGGGAGTATTTTCGACGGATCCAGGCGATGGAGTTCGCACTGACCCACGATGATGGTCAACTTGCCGCCCAGGCGGAAGATGCGGATGTGATGCTGGTAGGGGTTTCCAGGACTTCGAAGACGCCCACCTCGATGTATCTGGCCAACCGGGGCGTTCGCGTTGCAAATGTACCGGTGGTTCCTGGTATCGAACTTCCGCGCTGGATCATGGAAGGCACCGGGAACGCGCTGATCGTGGCCTTGACAACGTCTCCTGACAGACTGTCCGTACTCCGCCGCGCTCGGCTTTCGACCATTGGTGTGGAAGCTGATGCAAGCTATTCCGACCGCGTTCGCATTCGAGACGAGGTCATCGAAGCGAACCGGATGTATGCCCGCATGGGCTGGCCCACCATCGATGTAACCGGAAGATCAATCGAGGAAACGTCAGCGTCGGTCCTGGAACTCATGCGCAAGCGGCGGGATTCCTGA